In Massilia forsythiae, one DNA window encodes the following:
- a CDS encoding HU family DNA-binding protein: MNKTELIEEIAKSADLTKASAARALDAMIDAVTNTLKNNDSVTLVGFGTFTVGERAERTGRDPRTKEAIKIKAAKVPKFKAGKALKDAVN, from the coding sequence GTGAACAAAACTGAACTGATCGAAGAAATCGCGAAGTCCGCGGACCTGACCAAAGCCTCCGCCGCGCGCGCCCTCGATGCCATGATCGATGCAGTGACCAACACCCTGAAGAACAACGACAGTGTGACCCTGGTCGGCTTCGGCACCTTTACGGTGGGCGAGCGCGCCGAGCGCACCGGCCGCGATCCGCGCACCAAGGAAGCCATCAAGATCAAGGCGGCCAAGGTTCCGAAATTTAAGGCTGGTAAAGCATTAAAAGATGCAGTAAACTAA
- the mnmH gene encoding tRNA 2-selenouridine(34) synthase MnmH, which translates to MKYPAVLSFDEILPQLDAFDTVIDARSESEFALDHLPGAINCPVLDDAERILIGTTYKQVGAFEAKKLGAPLVAKNIARHIDTLFADKPKDWKPLVYCWRGGNRSGSMVHVLARIGWPVVQLDGGYKAYRAYVSAALAAPPALPLRVICGTTGSGKTRLLHALEAAGAQVLDLEGMAAHRGSVLGHLPGEPQPTQKQFETRIWERLRRFDPSRPVFVESESKKVGNLRVPEAVMERIRAAPCVSLALAQPDRVRLLMEDYEHFAVDPAALNMQLDHLVQLHGRARIDAWHALANDGRMPELVDQLLVEHYDPAYLRSIERNFAQYPQAEVLELVGIGEDDFMAAARSLHGR; encoded by the coding sequence ATGAAATACCCCGCAGTCCTGAGCTTCGACGAGATCCTCCCGCAACTGGATGCCTTCGACACCGTCATCGACGCCCGCAGCGAATCCGAATTCGCGCTCGACCACCTGCCCGGCGCCATCAACTGCCCGGTGCTGGACGACGCCGAACGCATCCTGATCGGCACCACCTACAAGCAGGTCGGCGCGTTCGAGGCCAAGAAGCTGGGCGCGCCGCTGGTGGCGAAGAACATCGCGCGCCACATCGACACCCTGTTCGCCGACAAGCCGAAGGACTGGAAGCCGCTGGTCTACTGCTGGCGCGGCGGCAACCGCAGCGGTTCGATGGTGCATGTCCTGGCGCGCATCGGCTGGCCCGTGGTGCAGCTCGACGGCGGCTACAAGGCCTACCGCGCCTACGTCAGCGCAGCGCTGGCGGCGCCGCCGGCGCTGCCCTTGCGCGTCATCTGCGGCACCACCGGCAGCGGCAAGACGCGCCTGCTGCATGCGCTGGAAGCCGCCGGCGCCCAGGTGCTGGACCTGGAAGGCATGGCGGCGCACCGCGGCTCCGTGCTGGGCCACCTGCCGGGCGAACCGCAGCCGACCCAGAAGCAGTTCGAAACGCGCATCTGGGAGCGTCTGCGCCGCTTCGATCCGAGCCGGCCGGTCTTCGTCGAATCGGAGAGCAAGAAGGTCGGCAACCTGCGCGTGCCGGAAGCGGTGATGGAACGCATCCGCGCGGCGCCCTGCGTGTCGCTTGCGCTGGCGCAGCCGGACCGGGTGCGCCTGCTGATGGAAGACTACGAGCATTTCGCGGTCGACCCGGCGGCATTGAACATGCAACTGGATCACCTGGTGCAGCTGCACGGCCGCGCGCGCATCGATGCCTGGCACGCGCTGGCCAACGACGGACGCATGCCGGAACTGGTCGACCAGCTGCTGGTCGAGCACTACGATCCGGCTTACCTGCGCTCGATCGAGCGTAATTTCGCCCAGTATCCGCAGGCCGAGGTGCTGGAACTGGTCGGCATCGGCGAGGACGATTTCATGGCGGCGGCGCGCAGCTTGCACGGGCGCTGA
- a CDS encoding SurA N-terminal domain-containing protein codes for MFEFIRNHQRLMQFLLLLLILPSFVLVGVSSYNERGGGNDGVATVDGKKITQQEWENAQRRQIDQARQAQGAQFDQKQFETPEARQAVLDNLIAERAINAEVARSHLTVSDDRLQKQILDIQQFRKADGSFDMDQYKAALAAQGMTPEMFDARLRQDMAVQQLAGAIQQTAFAPRSVSTRLSDINDQEREVQELVFPAANYVAQVKVTDDMIKAFYDKNPTLFQVPEQVKAEYVVFNADAVDKQVTVSDAEVVAAYDKSKARFSTPEKRTASHILINAKADAKPADDAAAKAKAQAILDELRKNPNDFAKVAKAQSQDPGSAELGGDLGTVEKGVFVKPVEDAIYALKAGEMSGLVRSEFGYHIIKVTAVTPSTQKSLEEARPEIVAELKKTKLSAKYAELAETFTNTVYEQSDSLKPVADKLGLTIQTVDGLTRTPNPALGASPVNNDKFLKAIFSNDALANKRNTEAVETAPSTLVAGRVVTLTPASKRPLADVANAIRQRVTQEEAVRLARQAGEAKLAAAKASGDAAGFGEPKIVSRTKQPTINQTAALAVLKADVAKLPAYIGVEVPGQGYGVYRIAKVSQPAQPDAARRSQEAEQIARAVGGAEMYGYVEALKQKAKAKVNVKPGDLGVKAE; via the coding sequence ATGTTTGAATTTATCCGTAACCACCAGCGATTGATGCAGTTCCTGTTGCTGCTGCTGATCCTGCCTTCCTTCGTACTGGTCGGCGTCAGCAGCTACAACGAGCGCGGCGGCGGCAACGATGGCGTGGCCACCGTGGACGGTAAGAAGATCACCCAGCAGGAATGGGAAAACGCCCAGCGCCGCCAGATCGACCAGGCGCGCCAGGCGCAGGGCGCCCAGTTCGATCAGAAGCAGTTCGAGACCCCGGAAGCCAGGCAGGCCGTACTGGACAACCTGATCGCCGAGCGCGCGATCAATGCCGAAGTGGCGCGTAGCCACCTGACGGTCAGCGACGACCGCCTGCAGAAGCAGATCCTCGACATCCAGCAGTTCCGCAAGGCGGACGGCAGCTTCGACATGGACCAGTACAAGGCCGCGCTGGCCGCCCAGGGCATGACCCCGGAAATGTTCGATGCGCGCCTGCGCCAGGACATGGCGGTGCAGCAGCTGGCCGGCGCCATCCAGCAGACGGCGTTCGCGCCGCGCTCGGTGAGCACGCGCCTGTCGGACATCAACGACCAAGAGCGCGAAGTCCAGGAACTGGTGTTCCCGGCCGCGAACTACGTTGCCCAGGTCAAGGTCACCGACGACATGATCAAGGCCTTCTATGACAAGAACCCGACCCTGTTCCAGGTGCCGGAACAAGTCAAGGCCGAATACGTCGTCTTCAATGCCGACGCGGTGGACAAGCAGGTGACGGTGTCCGACGCCGAAGTGGTGGCCGCCTACGACAAGAGCAAGGCGCGTTTTTCGACCCCGGAAAAGCGCACCGCCAGCCACATCCTCATCAACGCCAAGGCAGACGCCAAGCCGGCCGACGACGCCGCCGCCAAGGCCAAGGCGCAAGCCATCCTGGACGAGTTGCGCAAGAACCCGAACGACTTCGCCAAGGTCGCCAAGGCGCAGTCGCAGGATCCGGGTTCGGCCGAGCTGGGCGGCGACCTGGGCACGGTCGAGAAGGGCGTGTTCGTCAAGCCGGTCGAGGATGCGATCTATGCGCTCAAGGCCGGAGAAATGAGCGGCCTGGTGCGTTCGGAATTCGGCTACCACATCATCAAGGTGACCGCGGTCACGCCGTCGACCCAGAAATCGCTGGAAGAAGCCAGGCCGGAAATCGTCGCGGAACTGAAGAAGACCAAGCTGTCCGCCAAGTACGCGGAACTGGCCGAAACCTTCACCAATACGGTGTACGAGCAGTCGGACAGCCTGAAGCCGGTGGCCGACAAGCTGGGCCTGACGATCCAGACCGTGGACGGGCTGACGCGCACGCCGAATCCGGCGCTGGGCGCCTCGCCGGTGAATAACGACAAGTTCCTAAAGGCGATCTTCTCGAACGACGCCCTGGCCAACAAGCGCAACACCGAAGCGGTGGAAACGGCGCCGAGCACCCTGGTGGCCGGCCGCGTGGTGACCCTCACGCCGGCAAGCAAGCGTCCGCTGGCCGACGTGGCGAATGCCATCCGCCAGCGCGTGACCCAGGAAGAAGCAGTGCGCCTGGCGCGCCAGGCCGGCGAAGCCAAGCTGGCCGCCGCCAAGGCCTCGGGCGACGCCGCCGGCTTCGGCGAACCCAAGATCGTTTCGCGCACCAAGCAGCCGACCATCAACCAGACCGCCGCGCTGGCCGTACTGAAGGCCGATGTCGCCAAGCTGCCGGCCTACATCGGCGTCGAGGTGCCGGGCCAGGGCTATGGCGTGTACCGCATCGCCAAGGTATCGCAGCCGGCCCAGCCGGACGCGGCGCGCCGCAGCCAGGAAGCCGAGCAGATCGCACGCGCCGTCGGCGGCGCCGAGATGTACGGCTACGTGGAAGCGCTGAAGCAGAAGGCCAAGGCCAAGGTCAACGTCAAGCCGGGCGACCTGGGCGTCAAGGCAGAGTAA